One part of the Xylocopa sonorina isolate GNS202 chromosome 10, iyXylSono1_principal, whole genome shotgun sequence genome encodes these proteins:
- the LOC143428615 gene encoding putative tubulin polyglutamylase TTLL9 produces MLSLGTQREGNAARNFGYTIHLATLPRPDQNIARDIVPAPALGWRSEDKAVTDPNEQNWHLWWCETNDVRQVLDSKLASHQKIPHFRNHYELTRKNYLYRNLKRYKKSLLKSKKIDEAELCDCMPLTFELPNDYRLFAEEYHKQPGATWIVKPAGRSQGKGIFLFRKLKDLSEWRTKEFPPQLETTPVETFIVQKYVENPYLLAGRKFDLRIYALVTSFDPLKAWLAREGFARLSGELFDLGNIDDSRVHLTNMAIQLKIQGDESREQTKKGCKWALIKVREYLTARHGVVAVEALLQRIAGVIMASLLAVQPVIMQGKNSFELYGYDILLDEDLTPWLLEVNASPSLTGTDAEDYRLKFDLLDDTLNVLDFEGCFSGRETRIGGFDLLWNDGPVWTTCPNPSVCGEPPNDTRKLNIFLGARNDRAGQLSQLRDHLGERRNRAQSGRG; encoded by the exons ATGTTATCATTGGGTACACAGAGGGAGGGGAATGCCGCACGAAATTTTGGTTACACCATCCATCTAGCCACCCTGCCTCGCCCCGACCAGAATATTGCCAGAGATATTGTACCGGCCCCGGCGTTGGGGTGGCGAAGTGAGGATAAAGCG GTAACAGACCCCAACGAGCAGAACTGGCACCTCTGGTGGTGCGAGACCAACGACGTCCGTCAGGTGTTGGACTCGAAGCTGGCTTCCCACCAGAAAATACCTCACTTCCGCAATCATTACGAATTAACGCGGAAGAACTACCTGTACAGAAACCTGAAGCGATACAAGAAATCTCTGCTAAAGTCGAAGAAAATCGACGAAGCCGAGCTGTGCGATTGCATGCCCCTGACTTTTGAATTGCCGAATGATTACAGACTGTTTGCGGAAGAGTATCATAAACAGCCTGGCGCAACGTGGATCGTGAAACCTGCAGGAAGATCGCAGGGCAAAG GTATCTTCCTGTTCAGGAAGTTGAAGGACTTATCCGAGTGGCGTACCAAAGAGTTTCCCCCGCAGCTGGAAACAACTCCAGTGGAGACGTTCATCGTGCAGAAATACGTGGAGAATCCTTACCTTCTGGCAG GGAGGAAATTCGATTTGCGTATTTACGCGCTGGTGACCTCGTTCGACCCTTTGAAGGCATGGCTGGCGAGGGAGGGTTTCGCGCGGCTGTCAGGCGAGCTGTTCGATCTGGGGAACATAGACGACAGCAGGGTCCACTTGACTAACATGGCCATACAGCTCAAGATCCAGGGTGACGAGAGTAGGGAGCAGACGAAGAAGGGGTGCAAGTGGGCGTTGATCAAGGTCAGAGAGTATCTGACTGCTAGGCATGGGGTGGTTGCTGTTGAGGCGTTGCTTCAACGAATAGCTG GCGTGATAATGGCCAGCCTGCTGGCGGTGCAACCGGTGATAATGCAGGGGAAGAACTCGTTCGAGCTCTACGGCTACGATATACTGCTCGACGAGGATCTAACGCCGTGGTTGCTCGAGGTGAACGCCTCGCCGTCGCTGACCGGCACCGACGCCGAGGATTACCGGCTCAAGTTCGATCTGCTCGACGACACGCTGAACGTGCTCGACTTCGAGGGCTGTTTctccggcagggagacccggaTCGGTGGTTTCGATCTACTCTGGAACGACGGCCCGGTGTGGACCACTTGTCCCAATCCCTCCGTTTGCGGCGAGCCGCCAAACGACACGAGGAAACTGAACATTTTCCTTGGCGCGCGGAACGATCGAGCGGGACAGTTGAGTCAGCTGCGGGACCATTTGGGGGAGAGGCGGAACAGGGCGCAGAGCGGACGCGGGTGA